The Mustela erminea isolate mMusErm1 chromosome 6, mMusErm1.Pri, whole genome shotgun sequence genome includes a region encoding these proteins:
- the YARS2 gene encoding tyrosine--tRNA ligase, mitochondrial, producing MAAPVLRCFSRGRWFGTPGPSGVLLLGPREAHSGAQGLLAMQKARGLFKEFFPETGTKIELPELFDRGTGNFPQTIYCGFDPTADSLHVGHLLALLGLFHFQRAGHNVIALVGGATARLGDPSGRTKEREALEPERVRSNARALRQGLEAMVANHQQLFANGRTWGSFTVLDNAAWYQKQHLVDFLTAVGGHFRMGTLLSRQSVQTRLKSPEGMSLAEFLYQVLQAYDFYYLFKHYGCRVQLGGSDQLGNIVSGYEFIHKLTGEDVFGITVPLITSTTGAKLGKSAGNAVWLNREKTSPFELYQFFVRQQDDLVERYLKLFTFLPLPEIDHIMQLHVKEPEKRGPQKRLAAEVTKLVHGQEGLDSAKRCTQALYHSSIDALEVMSDQELRELFKEASFSELVLDPGTSVLDTCRKANAIPDGPRGHRMITEGGVSINHRQVTNPECVLVVGQHILKNGLSLLKIGKRNFYIIKWLQL from the exons ATGGCGGCCCCCGTGTTGCGGTGCTTTTCCCGCGGCCGGTGGTTTGGGACCCCAGGCCCATCAGGAGTCTTGCTCCTGGGACCGCGTGAGGCCCATTCGGGCGCTCAGGGGTTGCTGGCGATGCAGAAGGCTCGGGGTCTTTTCAAGGAGTTCTTCCCCGAGACGGGTACGAAGATAGAGCTCCCAGAGCTCTTTGACCGGGGCACGGGCAACTTTCCCCAGACCATCTACTGCGGTTTCGACCCCACAGCCGACTCGCTTCACGTGGGGCATCTGCTAGCCCTGCTGGGCCTGTTTCACTTCCAGCGAGCGGGCCACAACGTGATCGCACTGGTAGGAGGTGCCACCGCGCGCCTGGGAGACCCCAGCGGCCGTACCAAGGAGCGGGAAGCGCTGGAACCAGAGCGCGTGCGAAGCAATGCGCGCGCCCTACGCCAAGGGCTCGAGGCCATGGTGGCTAATCACCAGCAGCTCTTCGCGAATGGGCGGACCTGGGGAAGCTTCACGGTACTGGACAATGCGGCCTGGTACCAGAAGCAGCACCTGGTGGACTTCCTAACGGCTGTGGGTGGGCATTTCCGCATGGGCACGCTCCTGAGCCGTCAGAGCGTCCAAACCCGGCTCAAGAGTCCCGAGGGCATGAGCTTGGCAGAGTTTTTATACCAGGTGCTCCAGGCTTATGACTTCTATTATTTGTTCAAGCATTATGGATGCCGGGTCCAGCTGGGTGGATCTGATCAGCTGGGCAATATCGTGTCCGGATACGAGTTTATCCACAA GTTGACGGGAGAAGATGTATTTGGAATCACGGTTCCTCTAATTACAAGTACAACTGGAGCAAAATTGGGAAAGTCGGCTGGTAATGCTGTTTGGCTAAACCGAGAGAAGACTTCTCCATTTGAATTGTATCAGTTCTTTGTCAGGCAGCAGGATGATTTGGTAGAAAG GTACCTGAAGCTCTTTACTTTCCTGCCCCTTCCAGAGATTGACCACATCATGCAGCTGCATGTTAAAGAGCCAGAAAAGCGGGGTCCTCAGAAACGACTTGCTGCAGAAGTTACAAAGCTCGTTCATGGACAAGAAGGGCTGGATTCTGCTAAAAG GTGTACGCAGGCCCTTTATCACAGCAGCATCGATGCCCTGGAGGTCATGTCTGATCAAGAGTTACGAGAGTTGTTTAAAGAAGCTTCATTTTCTGAATTAGTTCTTGACCCAGGAACAAGTGTCCTAGATACATGCCGCAAAGCAAATGCCATTCCAGATGGTCCCCGAGG gcATCGGATGATCACAGAAGGTGGAGTCAGTATAAATCACAGACAAGTAACGAATCCTGAGTGTGTTTTGGTTGTTGGACAACATATTCTTAAGAATGgactttcattattaaaaataggaaaaaggaattTCTACATTATAAAATGGCTTCAGCTATGA